From Tepidimicrobium xylanilyticum, the proteins below share one genomic window:
- the istA gene encoding IS21 family transposase codes for MGLKGWHMFNEIKNMKELGLKKSQVSRYLDLDYGTVSKYWNMQVKEFAENMEKVKVRKKILDEYEDEIVGWLRDFPDMSAAQILDWLKERYGDIKCTHRSVRNYVRYIRDKYDIPKVVSKRQHEAVQELPMSYQAQVDFGQIWLNNADGKRVKLYAFAMVLSHSRMKYAYWQDKPFTTKDFIDAHIKAFEYFGGKTHEIVYDQDRLLAVDENYGDIIFTEEFQNFKDFMKIRVRMYRGYDPESKGKIEAVVKYLKYNFAKNRTFVDIDKFNEDCLLWLDRTGNANIHGTTKKIPKEVFFLEKKYLLPVSQTFRNVPSNSILTYTVRKDNTISYKQNRYQVPKGTYEPGKTVGVRNLDGIIQIIDKDTGKILAEHNECTLKGKLIQISHPERDKTLKIDKLYEKALNVLNNTNEAKIFLDRIRIEKPRYIRDQYSLICNTCKNVEKKLIEESLKYCIEREIFSAVSFRDAIEFLGEKYKELDNQKLETANKNIPSIPQRYDIKTQIRDTSEYVKALEG; via the coding sequence ATGGGATTGAAGGGTTGGCATATGTTTAATGAAATTAAAAACATGAAAGAATTAGGGCTAAAGAAATCTCAAGTATCAAGATATTTAGATTTAGACTATGGGACTGTATCTAAATACTGGAATATGCAGGTAAAGGAGTTTGCTGAAAATATGGAAAAAGTGAAGGTTAGAAAGAAAATACTAGATGAATATGAAGATGAGATAGTAGGTTGGTTAAGAGATTTTCCAGACATGAGTGCAGCTCAGATTTTGGATTGGTTAAAGGAAAGATATGGAGATATTAAATGCACACATAGGAGTGTGAGAAACTATGTAAGATATATAAGAGATAAATATGATATTCCAAAGGTTGTATCTAAAAGACAACATGAAGCAGTGCAAGAACTTCCAATGAGCTATCAGGCACAAGTTGATTTTGGACAAATATGGCTTAACAATGCAGATGGAAAAAGAGTTAAACTTTATGCCTTTGCTATGGTACTGTCTCACTCTAGAATGAAATATGCCTATTGGCAGGACAAGCCATTTACAACGAAAGATTTTATCGATGCTCATATTAAGGCCTTTGAATACTTTGGAGGTAAAACCCACGAAATAGTATATGACCAAGACAGACTATTAGCAGTTGATGAAAACTATGGAGACATAATTTTTACAGAAGAATTTCAAAACTTTAAAGACTTTATGAAAATTAGAGTAAGAATGTATAGAGGATATGACCCAGAAAGCAAAGGAAAAATAGAAGCAGTTGTCAAATATTTAAAGTATAATTTTGCAAAGAATAGAACTTTTGTTGATATAGACAAGTTTAATGAAGATTGTCTATTGTGGTTAGATAGAACAGGAAATGCTAATATTCATGGAACAACAAAAAAGATACCGAAAGAAGTATTCTTCCTCGAAAAGAAATACCTTCTTCCAGTATCACAAACATTTAGAAATGTACCATCTAATTCAATTTTAACCTATACAGTAAGAAAAGACAATACAATTTCTTACAAACAAAACAGATATCAAGTACCAAAAGGAACCTATGAACCAGGAAAAACAGTTGGAGTTCGTAATTTAGATGGTATTATTCAGATAATAGATAAGGATACAGGTAAAATTTTAGCAGAGCATAATGAATGCACACTGAAAGGGAAATTAATACAGATTAGCCATCCTGAAAGGGATAAAACTTTAAAGATAGACAAACTATATGAAAAAGCTTTAAATGTACTGAACAACACCAATGAAGCCAAGATTTTTCTCGATAGAATTAGGATTGAAAAACCAAGATACATCAGGGACCAATACAGTTTAATATGCAACACTTGTAAAAATGTAGAGAAAAAACTCATAGAAGAATCTCTTAAATATTGCATAGAAAGAGAGATATTCAGTGCTGTAAGTTTTAGAGATGCAATTGAATTTTTAGGTGAGAAATATAAGGAATTAGATAACCAAAAACTAGAAACAGCTAATAAAAACATCCCTTCTATCCCTCAAAGATATGATATTAAAACCCAAATTAGGGATACATCAGAATATGTAAAAGCATTGGAGGGATAA